One part of the Solea solea chromosome 1, fSolSol10.1, whole genome shotgun sequence genome encodes these proteins:
- the dtna gene encoding dystrobrevin alpha isoform X7, giving the protein MVLYERMIEDSRRRSDNMADRRQLFVEMRAQDLDSIRLSTYRTACKLRFVQKKCNLHLVDIWNVIEAFRENGLNTMDLNAELSVARLEMVLSTIFHQLNKRMPTTHQINVEQSISLLLNFLLAAYDPEGHGKISVFVVKMALATICGGKMLDKLRYIFSQISDSAGIMAYAQFDQFLREVLKLPMAVFEGPSFGYTEQAARTCFAQQKKVSLNTFLDTLMSDPPPQCLVWLPLMHRLANVENVFHPVECSYCHTESMMGFRYRCQQCHNYQLCQDCFWRGHASGSHSNQHQMKEYTSWKSPAKKLSRALSKSLSCASNREPLHPMFLEMPEKPLNLAHIVPPRPVNITNDYSFSHSMPTSGNPYSTKKLNYNLDVADRLADEHVLIGLYVKLLQNNPKTCLLESSNHQDEEHSLIARYAARLAADAAAQQQRIPTDLPCSLDANKQQRQLIAELESKNREILQEIQRLRLQHEEASLPPPDKGQQNPTLLAELRLLRQRKDELEQRMSSLQDSRRELMVQLEQLMMLLKTQGPGSPRSSPSHTISRSIPTPIHSDSAVTTPTHTPQDSLMGVGGDVQEAFAQGPRRNLRNDLLIAADSITNTMSSLVRELNSEGGSESESTADSDFGRSDLLATTSSDPFFTYKTRMTSAADAESFENDLEQQLEDELKMEELMKHRQEPDKTCMVTLQQ; this is encoded by the exons ATGGTGCTTTATGAAAG AATGATTGAAGATTCCAGACGGAGAAGTGACAACATGGCAGATAGAAGGCAACTGTTTGTCGAGATGA GGGCTCAGGATTTGGATTCCATACGATTATCAACATACAGAACAGCCTGCAAACTCAGATTTGTGCAGAAGAAATGCAATC TGCATCTGGTTGATATCTGGAATGTCATTGAGGCTTTTCGAGAGAATGGGCTCAACACCATGGACCTCAATGCGGAGCTCTCTGTGGCTCGTCTGGAGATGGTGCTGTCCACTATATTTCACCAGCTGAATAAACGCATGCCCACCACCCACCAGATCAACGTGGAGCAGTCCATCAGCCTGCTGCTGAACTTCCTGCTGGCAGCCTATGACCC GGAGGGCCATGGCAAGATATCTGTCTTCGTTGTGAAGATGGCACTAGCAACCATCTGTGGTGGGAAAATGCTGGACAAATTAAGAT ATATTTTTTCACAGATATCAGATTCTGCTGGAATAATGGCATACGCACAGTTTGACCAATTTCTGAGGGAGGTTCTCAAATTACCGATGGCGGTTTTTGAGGGGCCTTCATTTGGTTACACAGAACAAGCAGCGAGAACCTGCTTTGCACAGCAG AAAAAAGTCTCGCTCAACACATTCCTCGATACGTTGATGTCAGACCCGCCCCCTCAGTGTCTGGTTTGGTTGCCGCTCATGCATCGGCTCGCCAACGTGGAGAACG TCTTTCACCCGGTCGAGTGCTCCTACTGCCATACTGAGAGTATGATGGGCTTCCGCTACCGCTGCCAGCAATGTCATAATTACCAGCTCTGTCAGGACTGCTTCTGGAGGGGGCATGCCAGTGGTTCCCATAGCAACCAGCACCAAATGAAGGAGTATACGTCATGG AAATCCCCTGCTAAGAAGTTATCCCGTGCACTCAGTAAGTCACTGAGCTGTGCATCCAACAGAGAGCCTCTTCACCCCATGTTTCTCGAAATGCCAGAGAAACCTCTCAACCTAGCTCATATTGT GCCTCCTAGACCTGTAAACATCACCAATGACTACTCATTCTCCCACTCCATGCCTACATCAGGGAACCCGTACTCCACCAAAAA GTTGAACTACAACCTTGATGTTGCCGATAGACTTGCAGACGAACATGTTCTGATTGGCCTCTATGTGAAACTCCTCCAAAACAACCCCAAAACCTG TTTGCTAGAGAGCAGTAACCATCAAGATGAAGAGCACAGTCTCATTGCCCGCTACGCTGCTCGACTGGCTGCTGATGCTGCG GCTCAACAGCAGCGGATCCCCACAGACCTTCCCTGCTCTCTGGATGCCAACAAACAGCAGAGGCAGCTCATTGCTGAGCTTGAGAGCAAAAACAG agaaatcctgcaggAAATCCAGCGTCTGCGTCTCCAGCATGAGGAGGCCTCCTTGCCACCTCCTGACAAGGGTCAGCAGAATCCCACTCTGCTGGCTGAGCTTCGTCTTCTCAG GCAACGCAAAGATGAGCTTGAACAAAGAATGTCTAGTCTCCAGGACAGTCGCAGGGAACTCATGGTGCAGCTGGAGCAGCTAATGATGCTTCTCAAG acTCAGGGCCCGGGCTCTCCACGCTCTTCCCCCAGCCACACCATCAGCCGTTCAATCCCCACACCGATCCACTCAGACTCTGCTGTCACGACCCCGACTCACACACCTCAGGACTCACTCATGGGCGTGGGCGGGGACGTCCAGGAAGCCTTCGCTCAGG GTCCGAGGAGAAATCTGAGAAATGACCTGCTCATCGCCGCTGACTCCATCACCAACACAATGTCGTCACTGGTCAGGGAACTCAATTCAG AGGGTGGAAGTGAGAGTGAGAGCACTGCGGATTCAGACTTTGGACGCAGTGACCTGTTGGCAACGACCTCCTCAGATCCCTTCTTCACATATAAAACAAG GATGACCAGTGCTGCAGATGCAGAGAGCTTTGAGAACGACCtagagcagcagctggaggacgAGCTGAAGATGGAGGAGCTAATGAAGCACCGGCAGGAGCCAGACAAAACATGCATG GTGACTCTGcagcagtga
- the dtna gene encoding dystrobrevin alpha isoform X3 yields MVLYERMIEDSRRRSDNMADRRQLFVEMRAQDLDSIRLSTYRTACKLRFVQKKCNLHLVDIWNVIEAFRENGLNTMDLNAELSVARLEMVLSTIFHQLNKRMPTTHQINVEQSISLLLNFLLAAYDPEGHGKISVFVVKMALATICGGKMLDKLRYIFSQISDSAGIMAYAQFDQFLREVLKLPMAVFEGPSFGYTEQAARTCFAQQKKVSLNTFLDTLMSDPPPQCLVWLPLMHRLANVENVFHPVECSYCHTESMMGFRYRCQQCHNYQLCQDCFWRGHASGSHSNQHQMKEYTSWKSPAKKLSRALSKSLSCASNREPLHPMFLEMPEKPLNLAHIVPPRPVNITNDYSFSHSMPTSGNPYSTKNKNNDVEHIKPLTEAAPHLLKGKGLNYNLDVADRLADEHVLIGLYVKLLQNNPKTCLLESSNHQDEEHSLIARYAARLAADAAAQQQRIPTDLPCSLDANKQQRQLIAELESKNREILQEIQRLRLQHEEASLPPPDKGQQNPTLLAELRLLRQRKDELEQRMSSLQDSRRELMVQLEQLMMLLKTQGPGSPRSSPSHTISRSIPTPIHSDSAVTTPTHTPQDSLMGVGGDVQEAFAQGPRRNLRNDLLIAADSITNTMSSLVRELNSEGGSESESTADSDFGRSDLLATTSSDPFFTYKTRMTSAADAESFENDLEQQLEDELKMEELMKHRQEPDKTCMVTLQQ; encoded by the exons ATGGTGCTTTATGAAAG AATGATTGAAGATTCCAGACGGAGAAGTGACAACATGGCAGATAGAAGGCAACTGTTTGTCGAGATGA GGGCTCAGGATTTGGATTCCATACGATTATCAACATACAGAACAGCCTGCAAACTCAGATTTGTGCAGAAGAAATGCAATC TGCATCTGGTTGATATCTGGAATGTCATTGAGGCTTTTCGAGAGAATGGGCTCAACACCATGGACCTCAATGCGGAGCTCTCTGTGGCTCGTCTGGAGATGGTGCTGTCCACTATATTTCACCAGCTGAATAAACGCATGCCCACCACCCACCAGATCAACGTGGAGCAGTCCATCAGCCTGCTGCTGAACTTCCTGCTGGCAGCCTATGACCC GGAGGGCCATGGCAAGATATCTGTCTTCGTTGTGAAGATGGCACTAGCAACCATCTGTGGTGGGAAAATGCTGGACAAATTAAGAT ATATTTTTTCACAGATATCAGATTCTGCTGGAATAATGGCATACGCACAGTTTGACCAATTTCTGAGGGAGGTTCTCAAATTACCGATGGCGGTTTTTGAGGGGCCTTCATTTGGTTACACAGAACAAGCAGCGAGAACCTGCTTTGCACAGCAG AAAAAAGTCTCGCTCAACACATTCCTCGATACGTTGATGTCAGACCCGCCCCCTCAGTGTCTGGTTTGGTTGCCGCTCATGCATCGGCTCGCCAACGTGGAGAACG TCTTTCACCCGGTCGAGTGCTCCTACTGCCATACTGAGAGTATGATGGGCTTCCGCTACCGCTGCCAGCAATGTCATAATTACCAGCTCTGTCAGGACTGCTTCTGGAGGGGGCATGCCAGTGGTTCCCATAGCAACCAGCACCAAATGAAGGAGTATACGTCATGG AAATCCCCTGCTAAGAAGTTATCCCGTGCACTCAGTAAGTCACTGAGCTGTGCATCCAACAGAGAGCCTCTTCACCCCATGTTTCTCGAAATGCCAGAGAAACCTCTCAACCTAGCTCATATTGT GCCTCCTAGACCTGTAAACATCACCAATGACTACTCATTCTCCCACTCCATGCCTACATCAGGGAACCCGTACTCCACCAAAAA CAAGAATAATGATGTTGAGCACATAAAGCCCTTGACTGAGGCTGCTCCACATCTGTTGAAAGGGAAAGG GTTGAACTACAACCTTGATGTTGCCGATAGACTTGCAGACGAACATGTTCTGATTGGCCTCTATGTGAAACTCCTCCAAAACAACCCCAAAACCTG TTTGCTAGAGAGCAGTAACCATCAAGATGAAGAGCACAGTCTCATTGCCCGCTACGCTGCTCGACTGGCTGCTGATGCTGCG GCTCAACAGCAGCGGATCCCCACAGACCTTCCCTGCTCTCTGGATGCCAACAAACAGCAGAGGCAGCTCATTGCTGAGCTTGAGAGCAAAAACAG agaaatcctgcaggAAATCCAGCGTCTGCGTCTCCAGCATGAGGAGGCCTCCTTGCCACCTCCTGACAAGGGTCAGCAGAATCCCACTCTGCTGGCTGAGCTTCGTCTTCTCAG GCAACGCAAAGATGAGCTTGAACAAAGAATGTCTAGTCTCCAGGACAGTCGCAGGGAACTCATGGTGCAGCTGGAGCAGCTAATGATGCTTCTCAAG acTCAGGGCCCGGGCTCTCCACGCTCTTCCCCCAGCCACACCATCAGCCGTTCAATCCCCACACCGATCCACTCAGACTCTGCTGTCACGACCCCGACTCACACACCTCAGGACTCACTCATGGGCGTGGGCGGGGACGTCCAGGAAGCCTTCGCTCAGG GTCCGAGGAGAAATCTGAGAAATGACCTGCTCATCGCCGCTGACTCCATCACCAACACAATGTCGTCACTGGTCAGGGAACTCAATTCAG AGGGTGGAAGTGAGAGTGAGAGCACTGCGGATTCAGACTTTGGACGCAGTGACCTGTTGGCAACGACCTCCTCAGATCCCTTCTTCACATATAAAACAAG GATGACCAGTGCTGCAGATGCAGAGAGCTTTGAGAACGACCtagagcagcagctggaggacgAGCTGAAGATGGAGGAGCTAATGAAGCACCGGCAGGAGCCAGACAAAACATGCATG GTGACTCTGcagcagtga
- the dtna gene encoding dystrobrevin alpha isoform X1: protein MVLYERMIEDSRRRSDNMADRRQLFVEMRAQDLDSIRLSTYRTACKLRFVQKKCNLHLVDIWNVIEAFRENGLNTMDLNAELSVARLEMVLSTIFHQLNKRMPTTHQINVEQSISLLLNFLLAAYDPEGHGKISVFVVKMALATICGGKMLDKLRYIFSQISDSAGIMAYAQFDQFLREVLKLPMAVFEGPSFGYTEQAARTCFAQQKKVSLNTFLDTLMSDPPPQCLVWLPLMHRLANVENVFHPVECSYCHTESMMGFRYRCQQCHNYQLCQDCFWRGHASGSHSNQHQMKEYTSWKSPAKKLSRALSKSLSCASNREPLHPMFLEMPEKPLNLAHIVPPRPVNITNDYSFSHSMPTSGNPYSTKNKNNDVEHIKPLTEAAPHLLKGKGLNYNLDVADRLADEHVLIGLYVKLLQNNPKTCLLESSNHQDEEHSLIARYAARLAADAAAQQQRIPTDLPCSLDANKQQRQLIAELESKNREILQEIQRLRLQHEEASLPPPDKGQQNPTLLAELRLLRQRKDELEQRMSSLQDSRRELMVQLEQLMMLLKLEEERKQATQGPGSPRSSPSHTISRSIPTPIHSDSAVTTPTHTPQDSLMGVGGDVQEAFAQGPRRNLRNDLLIAADSITNTMSSLVRELNSEGGSESESTADSDFGRSDLLATTSSDPFFTYKTRMTSAADAESFENDLEQQLEDELKMEELMKHRQEPDKTCMVTLQQ from the exons ATGGTGCTTTATGAAAG AATGATTGAAGATTCCAGACGGAGAAGTGACAACATGGCAGATAGAAGGCAACTGTTTGTCGAGATGA GGGCTCAGGATTTGGATTCCATACGATTATCAACATACAGAACAGCCTGCAAACTCAGATTTGTGCAGAAGAAATGCAATC TGCATCTGGTTGATATCTGGAATGTCATTGAGGCTTTTCGAGAGAATGGGCTCAACACCATGGACCTCAATGCGGAGCTCTCTGTGGCTCGTCTGGAGATGGTGCTGTCCACTATATTTCACCAGCTGAATAAACGCATGCCCACCACCCACCAGATCAACGTGGAGCAGTCCATCAGCCTGCTGCTGAACTTCCTGCTGGCAGCCTATGACCC GGAGGGCCATGGCAAGATATCTGTCTTCGTTGTGAAGATGGCACTAGCAACCATCTGTGGTGGGAAAATGCTGGACAAATTAAGAT ATATTTTTTCACAGATATCAGATTCTGCTGGAATAATGGCATACGCACAGTTTGACCAATTTCTGAGGGAGGTTCTCAAATTACCGATGGCGGTTTTTGAGGGGCCTTCATTTGGTTACACAGAACAAGCAGCGAGAACCTGCTTTGCACAGCAG AAAAAAGTCTCGCTCAACACATTCCTCGATACGTTGATGTCAGACCCGCCCCCTCAGTGTCTGGTTTGGTTGCCGCTCATGCATCGGCTCGCCAACGTGGAGAACG TCTTTCACCCGGTCGAGTGCTCCTACTGCCATACTGAGAGTATGATGGGCTTCCGCTACCGCTGCCAGCAATGTCATAATTACCAGCTCTGTCAGGACTGCTTCTGGAGGGGGCATGCCAGTGGTTCCCATAGCAACCAGCACCAAATGAAGGAGTATACGTCATGG AAATCCCCTGCTAAGAAGTTATCCCGTGCACTCAGTAAGTCACTGAGCTGTGCATCCAACAGAGAGCCTCTTCACCCCATGTTTCTCGAAATGCCAGAGAAACCTCTCAACCTAGCTCATATTGT GCCTCCTAGACCTGTAAACATCACCAATGACTACTCATTCTCCCACTCCATGCCTACATCAGGGAACCCGTACTCCACCAAAAA CAAGAATAATGATGTTGAGCACATAAAGCCCTTGACTGAGGCTGCTCCACATCTGTTGAAAGGGAAAGG GTTGAACTACAACCTTGATGTTGCCGATAGACTTGCAGACGAACATGTTCTGATTGGCCTCTATGTGAAACTCCTCCAAAACAACCCCAAAACCTG TTTGCTAGAGAGCAGTAACCATCAAGATGAAGAGCACAGTCTCATTGCCCGCTACGCTGCTCGACTGGCTGCTGATGCTGCG GCTCAACAGCAGCGGATCCCCACAGACCTTCCCTGCTCTCTGGATGCCAACAAACAGCAGAGGCAGCTCATTGCTGAGCTTGAGAGCAAAAACAG agaaatcctgcaggAAATCCAGCGTCTGCGTCTCCAGCATGAGGAGGCCTCCTTGCCACCTCCTGACAAGGGTCAGCAGAATCCCACTCTGCTGGCTGAGCTTCGTCTTCTCAG GCAACGCAAAGATGAGCTTGAACAAAGAATGTCTAGTCTCCAGGACAGTCGCAGGGAACTCATGGTGCAGCTGGAGCAGCTAATGATGCTTCTCAAG cTGGAGGAGGAACGGAAACAAGCT acTCAGGGCCCGGGCTCTCCACGCTCTTCCCCCAGCCACACCATCAGCCGTTCAATCCCCACACCGATCCACTCAGACTCTGCTGTCACGACCCCGACTCACACACCTCAGGACTCACTCATGGGCGTGGGCGGGGACGTCCAGGAAGCCTTCGCTCAGG GTCCGAGGAGAAATCTGAGAAATGACCTGCTCATCGCCGCTGACTCCATCACCAACACAATGTCGTCACTGGTCAGGGAACTCAATTCAG AGGGTGGAAGTGAGAGTGAGAGCACTGCGGATTCAGACTTTGGACGCAGTGACCTGTTGGCAACGACCTCCTCAGATCCCTTCTTCACATATAAAACAAG GATGACCAGTGCTGCAGATGCAGAGAGCTTTGAGAACGACCtagagcagcagctggaggacgAGCTGAAGATGGAGGAGCTAATGAAGCACCGGCAGGAGCCAGACAAAACATGCATG GTGACTCTGcagcagtga
- the dtna gene encoding dystrobrevin alpha isoform X5 codes for MVLYERMIEDSRRRSDNMADRRQLFVEMRAQDLDSIRLSTYRTACKLRFVQKKCNLHLVDIWNVIEAFRENGLNTMDLNAELSVARLEMVLSTIFHQLNKRMPTTHQINVEQSISLLLNFLLAAYDPEGHGKISVFVVKMALATICGGKMLDKLRYIFSQISDSAGIMAYAQFDQFLREVLKLPMAVFEGPSFGYTEQAARTCFAQQKKVSLNTFLDTLMSDPPPQCLVWLPLMHRLANVENVFHPVECSYCHTESMMGFRYRCQQCHNYQLCQDCFWRGHASGSHSNQHQMKEYTSWKSPAKKLSRALSKSLSCASNREPLHPMFLEMPEKPLNLAHIVPPRPVNITNDYSFSHSMPTSGNPYSTKNLLESSNHQDEEHSLIARYAARLAADAAAQQQRIPTDLPCSLDANKQQRQLIAELESKNREILQEIQRLRLQHEEASLPPPDKGQQNPTLLAELRLLRQRKDELEQRMSSLQDSRRELMVQLEQLMMLLKLEEERKQATQGPGSPRSSPSHTISRSIPTPIHSDSAVTTPTHTPQDSLMGVGGDVQEAFAQGPRRNLRNDLLIAADSITNTMSSLVRELNSEGGSESESTADSDFGRSDLLATTSSDPFFTYKTRMTSAADAESFENDLEQQLEDELKMEELMKHRQEPDKTCMVTLQQ; via the exons ATGGTGCTTTATGAAAG AATGATTGAAGATTCCAGACGGAGAAGTGACAACATGGCAGATAGAAGGCAACTGTTTGTCGAGATGA GGGCTCAGGATTTGGATTCCATACGATTATCAACATACAGAACAGCCTGCAAACTCAGATTTGTGCAGAAGAAATGCAATC TGCATCTGGTTGATATCTGGAATGTCATTGAGGCTTTTCGAGAGAATGGGCTCAACACCATGGACCTCAATGCGGAGCTCTCTGTGGCTCGTCTGGAGATGGTGCTGTCCACTATATTTCACCAGCTGAATAAACGCATGCCCACCACCCACCAGATCAACGTGGAGCAGTCCATCAGCCTGCTGCTGAACTTCCTGCTGGCAGCCTATGACCC GGAGGGCCATGGCAAGATATCTGTCTTCGTTGTGAAGATGGCACTAGCAACCATCTGTGGTGGGAAAATGCTGGACAAATTAAGAT ATATTTTTTCACAGATATCAGATTCTGCTGGAATAATGGCATACGCACAGTTTGACCAATTTCTGAGGGAGGTTCTCAAATTACCGATGGCGGTTTTTGAGGGGCCTTCATTTGGTTACACAGAACAAGCAGCGAGAACCTGCTTTGCACAGCAG AAAAAAGTCTCGCTCAACACATTCCTCGATACGTTGATGTCAGACCCGCCCCCTCAGTGTCTGGTTTGGTTGCCGCTCATGCATCGGCTCGCCAACGTGGAGAACG TCTTTCACCCGGTCGAGTGCTCCTACTGCCATACTGAGAGTATGATGGGCTTCCGCTACCGCTGCCAGCAATGTCATAATTACCAGCTCTGTCAGGACTGCTTCTGGAGGGGGCATGCCAGTGGTTCCCATAGCAACCAGCACCAAATGAAGGAGTATACGTCATGG AAATCCCCTGCTAAGAAGTTATCCCGTGCACTCAGTAAGTCACTGAGCTGTGCATCCAACAGAGAGCCTCTTCACCCCATGTTTCTCGAAATGCCAGAGAAACCTCTCAACCTAGCTCATATTGT GCCTCCTAGACCTGTAAACATCACCAATGACTACTCATTCTCCCACTCCATGCCTACATCAGGGAACCCGTACTCCACCAAAAA TTTGCTAGAGAGCAGTAACCATCAAGATGAAGAGCACAGTCTCATTGCCCGCTACGCTGCTCGACTGGCTGCTGATGCTGCG GCTCAACAGCAGCGGATCCCCACAGACCTTCCCTGCTCTCTGGATGCCAACAAACAGCAGAGGCAGCTCATTGCTGAGCTTGAGAGCAAAAACAG agaaatcctgcaggAAATCCAGCGTCTGCGTCTCCAGCATGAGGAGGCCTCCTTGCCACCTCCTGACAAGGGTCAGCAGAATCCCACTCTGCTGGCTGAGCTTCGTCTTCTCAG GCAACGCAAAGATGAGCTTGAACAAAGAATGTCTAGTCTCCAGGACAGTCGCAGGGAACTCATGGTGCAGCTGGAGCAGCTAATGATGCTTCTCAAG cTGGAGGAGGAACGGAAACAAGCT acTCAGGGCCCGGGCTCTCCACGCTCTTCCCCCAGCCACACCATCAGCCGTTCAATCCCCACACCGATCCACTCAGACTCTGCTGTCACGACCCCGACTCACACACCTCAGGACTCACTCATGGGCGTGGGCGGGGACGTCCAGGAAGCCTTCGCTCAGG GTCCGAGGAGAAATCTGAGAAATGACCTGCTCATCGCCGCTGACTCCATCACCAACACAATGTCGTCACTGGTCAGGGAACTCAATTCAG AGGGTGGAAGTGAGAGTGAGAGCACTGCGGATTCAGACTTTGGACGCAGTGACCTGTTGGCAACGACCTCCTCAGATCCCTTCTTCACATATAAAACAAG GATGACCAGTGCTGCAGATGCAGAGAGCTTTGAGAACGACCtagagcagcagctggaggacgAGCTGAAGATGGAGGAGCTAATGAAGCACCGGCAGGAGCCAGACAAAACATGCATG GTGACTCTGcagcagtga
- the dtna gene encoding dystrobrevin alpha isoform X4, which produces MVLYERMIEDSRRRSDNMADRRQLFVEMRAQDLDSIRLSTYRTACKLRFVQKKCNLHLVDIWNVIEAFRENGLNTMDLNAELSVARLEMVLSTIFHQLNKRMPTTHQINVEQSISLLLNFLLAAYDPEGHGKISVFVVKMALATICGGKMLDKLRYIFSQISDSAGIMAYAQFDQFLREVLKLPMAVFEGPSFGYTEQAARTCFAQQKKVSLNTFLDTLMSDPPPQCLVWLPLMHRLANVENVFHPVECSYCHTESMMGFRYRCQQCHNYQLCQDCFWRGHASGSHSNQHQMKEYTSWKSPAKKLSRALSKSLSCASNREPLHPMFLEMPEKPLNLAHIVPPRPVNITNDYSFSHSMPTSGNPYSTKKLNYNLDVADRLADEHVLIGLYVKLLQNNPKTCLLESSNHQDEEHSLIARYAARLAADAAAQQQRIPTDLPCSLDANKQQRQLIAELESKNREILQEIQRLRLQHEEASLPPPDKGQQNPTLLAELRLLRQRKDELEQRMSSLQDSRRELMVQLEQLMMLLKLEEERKQATQGPGSPRSSPSHTISRSIPTPIHSDSAVTTPTHTPQDSLMGVGGDVQEAFAQGPRRNLRNDLLIAADSITNTMSSLVRELNSEGGSESESTADSDFGRSDLLATTSSDPFFTYKTRMTSAADAESFENDLEQQLEDELKMEELMKHRQEPDKTCMVTLQQ; this is translated from the exons ATGGTGCTTTATGAAAG AATGATTGAAGATTCCAGACGGAGAAGTGACAACATGGCAGATAGAAGGCAACTGTTTGTCGAGATGA GGGCTCAGGATTTGGATTCCATACGATTATCAACATACAGAACAGCCTGCAAACTCAGATTTGTGCAGAAGAAATGCAATC TGCATCTGGTTGATATCTGGAATGTCATTGAGGCTTTTCGAGAGAATGGGCTCAACACCATGGACCTCAATGCGGAGCTCTCTGTGGCTCGTCTGGAGATGGTGCTGTCCACTATATTTCACCAGCTGAATAAACGCATGCCCACCACCCACCAGATCAACGTGGAGCAGTCCATCAGCCTGCTGCTGAACTTCCTGCTGGCAGCCTATGACCC GGAGGGCCATGGCAAGATATCTGTCTTCGTTGTGAAGATGGCACTAGCAACCATCTGTGGTGGGAAAATGCTGGACAAATTAAGAT ATATTTTTTCACAGATATCAGATTCTGCTGGAATAATGGCATACGCACAGTTTGACCAATTTCTGAGGGAGGTTCTCAAATTACCGATGGCGGTTTTTGAGGGGCCTTCATTTGGTTACACAGAACAAGCAGCGAGAACCTGCTTTGCACAGCAG AAAAAAGTCTCGCTCAACACATTCCTCGATACGTTGATGTCAGACCCGCCCCCTCAGTGTCTGGTTTGGTTGCCGCTCATGCATCGGCTCGCCAACGTGGAGAACG TCTTTCACCCGGTCGAGTGCTCCTACTGCCATACTGAGAGTATGATGGGCTTCCGCTACCGCTGCCAGCAATGTCATAATTACCAGCTCTGTCAGGACTGCTTCTGGAGGGGGCATGCCAGTGGTTCCCATAGCAACCAGCACCAAATGAAGGAGTATACGTCATGG AAATCCCCTGCTAAGAAGTTATCCCGTGCACTCAGTAAGTCACTGAGCTGTGCATCCAACAGAGAGCCTCTTCACCCCATGTTTCTCGAAATGCCAGAGAAACCTCTCAACCTAGCTCATATTGT GCCTCCTAGACCTGTAAACATCACCAATGACTACTCATTCTCCCACTCCATGCCTACATCAGGGAACCCGTACTCCACCAAAAA GTTGAACTACAACCTTGATGTTGCCGATAGACTTGCAGACGAACATGTTCTGATTGGCCTCTATGTGAAACTCCTCCAAAACAACCCCAAAACCTG TTTGCTAGAGAGCAGTAACCATCAAGATGAAGAGCACAGTCTCATTGCCCGCTACGCTGCTCGACTGGCTGCTGATGCTGCG GCTCAACAGCAGCGGATCCCCACAGACCTTCCCTGCTCTCTGGATGCCAACAAACAGCAGAGGCAGCTCATTGCTGAGCTTGAGAGCAAAAACAG agaaatcctgcaggAAATCCAGCGTCTGCGTCTCCAGCATGAGGAGGCCTCCTTGCCACCTCCTGACAAGGGTCAGCAGAATCCCACTCTGCTGGCTGAGCTTCGTCTTCTCAG GCAACGCAAAGATGAGCTTGAACAAAGAATGTCTAGTCTCCAGGACAGTCGCAGGGAACTCATGGTGCAGCTGGAGCAGCTAATGATGCTTCTCAAG cTGGAGGAGGAACGGAAACAAGCT acTCAGGGCCCGGGCTCTCCACGCTCTTCCCCCAGCCACACCATCAGCCGTTCAATCCCCACACCGATCCACTCAGACTCTGCTGTCACGACCCCGACTCACACACCTCAGGACTCACTCATGGGCGTGGGCGGGGACGTCCAGGAAGCCTTCGCTCAGG GTCCGAGGAGAAATCTGAGAAATGACCTGCTCATCGCCGCTGACTCCATCACCAACACAATGTCGTCACTGGTCAGGGAACTCAATTCAG AGGGTGGAAGTGAGAGTGAGAGCACTGCGGATTCAGACTTTGGACGCAGTGACCTGTTGGCAACGACCTCCTCAGATCCCTTCTTCACATATAAAACAAG GATGACCAGTGCTGCAGATGCAGAGAGCTTTGAGAACGACCtagagcagcagctggaggacgAGCTGAAGATGGAGGAGCTAATGAAGCACCGGCAGGAGCCAGACAAAACATGCATG GTGACTCTGcagcagtga